From Daucus carota subsp. sativus chromosome 6, DH1 v3.0, whole genome shotgun sequence:
TATTTGCCAAAGCTTGTGAAATGTTTATTACTGATATGACCTCAAGGGCTTGGATTAACACAGAGGAGTCTGGAAGACGAACAGTCCAGAACAAGGACATTGCGGCAGCAATTTCCAAAACAGATATCTTTGATTTTCTAGAAGAGGTGGCTCCAAAAGATGAGTCGAGCCAACAAATTCTCAAGGCCACTCCAGCTGAACCTCAAAATCCTGGCTACAATGTTCCTCTTCCTGATCAGCAGCATGGAGTAGGAGCCTCGAGTGTGACAAGTGCTGGTGTCGAACAACCTCCACAGTTTGAGCTTTTTTATGATCAGGCAGGGCTCCAGAACCAACAATCCTTTGTGCCTGGGCCTCAAGCTCTGAACCAGCAGCAGCCTTTTATGCCTTGGCCACAGACTCAACAGCAGCTGGACCAGCAGAGCCTAGAACAGCAGCCTGAGCAGACCCCCGGAGCAACAGGTGCCTCAGGACTGAGCAGCAGCCGAGCGAGGAGTGCTACTAGCAGCAAGAGAAAGCGGATAATGTAATGAATATGGAATAACAAATGTACTTGCTTGAGAAAGTAGAGTGCTTGATGGAGATTGTGTAAAACCTGTGCATCGTactctgttttatttttattattaaaataggtCAAAGTTAaggattatattttaatttatatacttttattaGTGTTGTtaatataagttattaaattcttgaaaataaattaaaaaagtgacAAGTCTAAGAAATGTTTATAACTTTAGAATATGCAAgtttttgtaaattataatattagacATGTTAGATTGAAATAAGTCTTGATcggtcaaaaaatataaaaataaatttttaaataaattttaattatgatacTACGTACATAATAAGTCCGGCCTAATTCGATACAAAGATATGATATAAATGATTTGAATCCCATATTCATGAATTTATAAAATTCCAGTCTTCTATCACATTAGATtcagtttttgttaaaaatttaatattataaaaagtacGATTAATAACAACTATTATAAATTACTCGTACACATTACGTGTTATAAGCTAGTTTTTCTTTATTTCCGTCCAACTATATAACTACAATtcctaatattttaatattaatttattttaagctTGACATCaaagaatataaataatgaTCAAATTTATTCACAATATATTAAAAcattttagtattttaatttatataataatatcttcAAATCTATTCAGTTTTAATCCAAACTCATATTTAAACCGTTGACTCTCACTTATTTACTTGtcgttatatattttattagacttgtataataaatattttagtgataCGAAATCTAATTCCGGATGAGCTCATTATCTATTTGGTTTGTCGTATGcaatatatttttcatctgTTAAATAAATAACTTTGGACTTGTCGTGCGGATTATCCAATATATATTTATCTCTGAAGTAATTGATACGACAAAAATTACTCACATTAATTATATGAAGTGAAAAATGCAATCCAAATTAAATGCTAGAGATTTGACATAATAAACAAGGCACCCTAAGAATTAAATACAGAATTACTCAAtgaaatttctttaaaaaactCGTGAATTGCTCCTCACTTGTACAACATGAATCAAATTAAGCTTAACTAGTTTTGAGTAAGCATAAGCAGAAAAGGAATTAgaagaagagaaaaaggaaaaataataaaagaagggGGCGTGTGTATGTGAacgtgaatatatataaaaaaagaggGTCCAAGAGGAGGGGAAGTAGCTTCATTGTATTGTTGTATTTCCTCTGAGGCCCAACCAAACCCAAGAACACCAAGACGAGCGATTTATAGatcagaaagagagagaaacATCAAAACATAACACAATATCAAATTTCgtagatatacatataaatatctgTGTCTATATATTCAACCAGATTGCGTCTTGACCTATTTTACTCGCTTCATCGATCTGTCCTGTCATTCCACTAGTTGTGATTGATCTTCCGAGCTTTCTTGTTTCTGTGGATATTGTAAGTTGATATTGTTGTTTGTGATATTGTGTGTTAATTTGGTGAATTGCTGTTGTTTCTGTGCAATTGAGAGGATTTGATTTGTGTGTTTTggtggaattagggttttgattgCGCATTATGAGCATCCATAGCCCGGGGGAAAAGAATTGAGGAAAATTGTAGGGATTGGGGTTTTGATGTCCATGGGCGATGGCGGTGTTGCATGTGTTCCGCAGCAGCATGTTATGGACCAGTTTTCGGTTTCTGAGACTTCATTGTGCGCTGCCAAACGGAAGCCCAAGCTGGTTAAACGAAAGGTGAAGCGCAAGATTAAGATGAAGAGAGAGGGTAGTGGTAGTAGTAATGTTAAGAGAGGGGAGTTGAGGAAGAGTGAAATTGCGAGTTTTGGGAATGAGGTGGAGGATGAAGTGGAGGAGGGGGAGGTTGAGAATGGGGAGTTTATTCCAGATAAGCCAAGGAAAGTTGAGATTAGAAGTAGGATAGAGAAGGTAGATAGTGTAGCTGATAGTAGGAAGAAAAGGGATGTTGAGTTTTCATCGTCGGGGAGGTGGCAGAAAGGGGAAGTGGATAATGGGAAGTTTGGTTCGGGGAAGTATAAGAACGGGGAGGTTGATATGAATGAAATTGGGTCCTGGAAAGCGGGAAAAGATGAGCTGGAAAATGGTGAGTTTGTTCCGGAAAGATGGCATGGTGGTGAGATGATGAAGGATGATGGTAGTTATTCAAGAACGCACCGGTATGATTCTTCGAGGGACAAGGTATGGAGGTGTGATTCTGAGCGGACGCCACCTTTAGGTAAGTATACATCTGACAAAGAATTTAGCAGAAGAAGTGGCCAGTTTAGTAAAAGTTCCTCTAGGTGGGAAGGTAAGCAGGAGAGGAAGCCGAGAATCAGTTCGAAAATAGTGGATGATGAAGGCTCATTGAAGAATGAATATCATGTCAGCAAGAGTCATGGTAGAGAGTACTCATCATCTGCAGGAAATAGATTAAAGAGGCATGGTACTGATTCAGATAGCAGTGATCGCAGACACTACAGTGAATATGATGATTATGCAGTGTCTATGCCTAAAAGTCGGAGACTTTCTGATGATGGTAATCGTCCAGCATATGCAGAGCACTATCAACGGCCATCTATGGAGAGACCATATCGAAATTCCATGTCATCCAGAAATATGTTGTCTGACAGATATTCATCAAGACAATATGATTCTTCTTCCAAATTTATTTACGACAGGCATAATACTAGTCCACATCAGTATGAGCGGTCCCCACGTGAACAGGTCCGCTACCATGATCATCGTGATCGGAGTCCAGCTCCAACCGTAGCTCACCGTGGTCGTTCTCCTTATGATCGGAGTCCAGCTCCAAGCACAGGTCACCGTGGTCGTTCTCCTTATGATCGGAGTCCAGCTCCAGCCACAGCTCACCGGGGTCGTTCTCCTTATGATCGGAGTCCAGCTCCAGCCACAGCTCACCGTGGAAGATCTCCTTATGATCGGAGTCCAGCTCCATCCACTGCTCACCGTGGAAGATCTCCTTATGATCGGAGTCCAGCTCCAGCCACAGCTCACCGTGGAAGATCTCCTTATGATCGGAGTCCAGCTCCAGCTACAGCTCATCGTGGAAGATCTCCTTATGACCGGAGCCCAGCTTCAGCTCACCGTGGTAGATCTCCTTATGATCGGAGTCCACCTCCGACTACAGCTCACCGTGGAAGATCTCCTTATGATCGGAGTCCACCTCCGACTACAGCTCACCGTGGAAGATCTCCTTATGATCGGAGCCGTTACCAAGAGCATAGAAATGGTAGTCCTAGTTATTCTGACCGGTCACCACAAGATCAAAATAGGTACCATGATAGAAGAGAGAGGACTCCAAACTTCCAGGAGCATTCCTCGCTTTATTGGGGTAAAAGTGATAAGCATAGGGAAATGAATAGGAAAATTGGATCACAAGAAAAACGACAGAGTCAGCATGGTAAGAAACTACCGGAAGAGAAGCTTAACGTTAAGAAACCTGATGGAAGAGATTCAGAATTATTAGTAAAGGAGCCTGAATACAGGAGGAATTTGGATATTGGAGATAAGTCACATGATAAAATGGCTAATCTTCAATCTCGCAAGGAGGAGGTGTCCTGTAGTCCGTGTGTAAATAACAATGAGTCTGTTCAGATTAACCCAACTACTGATGAACTGCTTTCTATGGAAGAGGACATGGATATATGTGACACACCGCCACATGTTGCCACTGTGGCGGATTCAGATACGGGGAAATGGTTCTACTTGGATCATTATGGTGTGGATCAGGGACCTTCTAGATTGCGTGACTTGAAGATGCTTGTGGAGAAAGGCATTCTTGTTTCAGACCACTTGATTAAGCACTTAGACAGCGACAGGTGGGTGACTGTCGAAAATGCAGTTTCACCGTTAGTCACTTCTGATTTTCCATCCATTATTTCAGACACTGTTACTCAGTTGGTGACCCCCCCTGAGGCCCCTGGTAATGCATTGTCTGAATCAGGAGATGTCATGCAGGATGGTAATCAGTTAAATGATGAAATGGTGGCAGCCTCTACAGTAGTTGGTAATATAGCTGCAGCAGAGGCTTCACTTGATTTTCATCTTGATGAACGAGTTGGGGCACTACTAGAGGGTTGTACGATCGTTCCAGGAAGAGAACTGGAGACAGTAGGCGgtaactctctctctctgtctttTTGTGAATTGAATTCCTATAATCAACTTAGCATGGTAATTTTTCTCGTTTGCCACATGCAATATATTTTCTGCTTACATCACTGTGATTCTGTCATCTTTCAGAAGTGCTGCAAATGACTTTTGAGCACACAGATTGGGGGAACTGGGGAATCTTTGAAGGTAAACAATTTCTTTACATCTACTTGTAAATATGTTTGTCTGTGTGTGGTGATATCCTTGTATATCTTTgagtaaattatattttgtttctGGAGTatcaacaattttaaaatagtGTGGTTTTATATAATACaagcaaatattattttttatcaagGCGTATATATTATTAGGTTATGTCATCATGTCGTGTTGCCAAAATATGTCTTTAGTCGACTTCCTGATGGACCGGCCCAAGTGATGCTGAATTCTGAATACGGAATTGGTAAAAGATTGTATGCCTATTTAGCCACATATATAATGGCATGATGTTTCCACCTCAATTTTGTTTTGtatcaaaaccctaactcaggCTTATATCTGCGTACTATTATTGTTTGAAAACCGAACACACCTATAACATCTTTTGGCAACGACTGCCCATTTGGTTGCCTTCGAAACCCTAATCCTTTCCTGCAAGAATCTTTTTCCTCCATCAAATGCTTCTTCTTTTGTTGTCGCTCTGTCTTCCGATTTCTTCTGTCTCGTCCTGCTTCCGTCCAATTTAGGGTCAGTAATTTCTCTCCTTTTATGATAAGAGTATGAATTTCTAAAGATatttattatacataaattaatacGTTTGTTATGTGTATCTATATTATTCTAGTTTATagtattcataaatatttattcttttatatatgtttatggtGAATTATAAATGTGTGGGCTACAGTAATTTCGTGCTGTAAATCTATTAAATGTGTATATAAGATGTAATGCTTAATTAAGTTGTGAGCGACTTGTCTACAAGCCTTGACAGTATGTTGCCTCGGCGCTGTTTTAACTGTGGTTCTGGTTTCGATAAAGTATTCAATTCAATTATATCTTGGTTTGCCACTACAAATCATTGTGTACCGTCCATAGATTGCATTTTACTCCAGTAGTCGCTTACATGACACATTTTGAtgtggaatatatatatatatatatatgtgtgtgtgtgtgtgtgtgtgtgtgtgtgtgtgtgtgtgtgtgtgtgtgtgtgtgtgtgtgtttgggtGTGTATGTATCATGTATGTCCACTTACAAGTTTCTGTGCCTTACAAGCATACTGGTGTTTTTAATTAGTCCATCACCAGGAAAAAGTTTTTGCTCCTTTTTCTGCTTGATCTTTTCAATTAATATCTTATAAAATCCAAGGTCGACAATCTTCATTtgaaattgtataataataGATTTGCCAGTAGTATTACTTGAACATAACTTTATTATTGATTTAATTGACTGAATTGCAATGAAGATACTAAATTTTgtgatttgaaaatgaattaacttaattttaaaactgtACATATATGGTTCATCTACTTTGCAATGGTGGGAGTATAAAATTGTTGTCACAAATGTGTCAATCTTAACAGTATTCTCATGCATGCTTGAAAGAAAAATGCATAATCTTCATGTATATAAGTTTTCAAAGTTCTGATTTTGTATCTTTCTCTTTTACAATGCACTGGCTTGTGCAGAATTTTTTGTTCATTACTTATAACTTTGGAAATCTTCAATGACAAGAACAGGCCTGACTTGTAATCATCATGCAGAGGAACATTTTGATCAAAGGGGAGGAGAGTCCTCATTGAGTCATCTAGAAGGCTCTCTGAAAGGAACAGAAGCAAGTATAAGTGCTCCTTCTATTGACACTGATAGTATGTATTTGTATGGCGACTGGTTCTCCGGCAGGTGGTCGTGCAAGGGTGGGGATTGGAAGAGGAGTGACGAGGCTTCCCAAGATAGATCGTATAGAAGGAAAAATGTCCTAAATGATGGCTATCCCCTGTGTTTGATGCCAATATCTGGGCACGAGGACCCTCGGCAGCGTCAGAAGGATGAATTATATAATTCTTCTAGCAGAAGATATGATCTCCCACTTTGGGCATTTTCCTCACCTGATGAACTTAATGAATCAATTAGTATTATCAAGTTAAGTCAAAGTAAATCTATTTCTGCTAGGGGAGTGAGAGGAACGATGCATCCAGTTGTACGAATAAATGCCTGTGTGGTTAAGGACCATGGTTCCTTTGTATCCGAACCTCGCACAAAAGCTAAAGTGAAGGATAGACAATCCTCGAGGTCTAGCAGGCATTATTCTTCAACGACTGATGCAAAGAGACTATCTGTAGAAGGTAGTTCAAGCATGAAAAGCATGCATGACCAAGACTCTCAGGGAAGTTTGAAGAGCATAACATCCATAAATATACCAAAAGACCGACTTTGCACAGCAGATGACCTTCAGTTACATATAGGTGACTGGTATTACCTCGATGGTACTGGACATGAACAAGGGCCATTATTATCTTCAGAGATTCAGGTATTGGCAGAACAAGGTATCATCCAGAAGCTTACGAGTGTTTTCAGAAAAGTTGATAACATATGGGTTCCGGTAATCTCAGTTGCACAGGCTTCTATAGCTGCTGGAAAGACTCAAAGAGACAGTAGTTGTATTTCTAGAGAAAATTCTAGAGCACGTCATCCAGAAACCAAGAGTGATCTACATAATGAGAATTTTCCTATCAATTCATTTGATAGTTTGCATCCACATTACATTGGTTATACTCGAGGCAAGCTCCATGAGCTGGTAATGAAATCATACAAGAGTCGGGAATTTGCTGCTGCTATAAATGAGGTTCTTGACCCATGGATCAACGTGCAACAACCAAGAAAAGAGATGGAAAAACACGCAAGTAATTTATCTGTCACTCGTTTCCAAAGATCAGGTACCGTAAAGTCTTCTgcagtttttatatatttccaGACTACCTATGTAGCAAAATATGTTCTTGAATTAATGCATGATCTAGTCTTAAATATTCATTATTTATACTAGCACAATTTAAGGTGGAATTGCCTCTTGCCATGAATTTTGAATCTTAAACGCATATATGACCAATGTAAAGAAGAAACTGCTGCTTGTCACGTATATTGCTCCACAGTGTTGGTACTGAAACACTCCTTAATATCAACTAGTTTCTTCAGATCACTTACTAAAGTACGGCCTTTACTTTATTGCTCTTCTAATAAAGAATCCAAAGCCCTCCCTCCAGTGCTACCTATTAACTTTGTATGTCTTATCTATTGTTATTGCTTTCCCAACGCACTACACTTCATTTTGCATGTCATTTTTGATATAGTGTTTATGTACATTATCTTCTCTAGTCAATTTGTTTGAGTTATTCTGTTATTTTGGTGGTTCTCTCTCCGTTTTAACTTTTACGTATGTACTGCATGGAAGTTTCTTCTTTCTCCTGGTCATTTTATTGTAACTTAACAAATGTAATGCATCATTGACCGATACAGAGCAATTTCGTCCTGGCAAAAGACCGAGACTTCTGCTTGATGAAAGTGAAGAAAATTATGAAACAGAAGAAGACATACTGGCAGTCCAGAATGATGAGTTCTTGTTTGAAGATCTATGCAAGGATGTTACTTTTCCGAAAGAAGACAAAGCAGGtaccaaaaatgaagttggTTGCTGGGGTTTGCTTGAGGGCCTTGTTCTTGCACGAGTATTCCACTTTCTCAGAGACGACTTAAAATCTCTTGTTCATGCCGAGTCAACTTGTAAGCATTGGAGATGTGTATCCAAGTTGTACAAGAATCTCTGCGTACAGGCTGACTTGTCCTGTGTTGCTCCCTCTTGTACTGATTCTGTGATCTGTAGCATCTTGGTAAGTTTTACTTTCCTCATTCTCTGTTTTGGAGTATTGCAGGGCTGCTGCTACACATTGTTGCTCTCTCTAAAATTGATGGTCTATTTGCTTGCAGAATGGTTATAATAAAGAAAAACTCACTTCTTTGGTTCTACGTGGTTGCACAAATATTACTCCGGGTACACTTGAAGAAGTTCTACAGTTGCTCCCTTCTATATCATCTGTAGATATTAGAGGCTGCAGCCAGTTCGATGACTTGACATCCAGGTTTCCAAGTATCGCCTGGGTTGGTGGTCGTCTTTTACATCCAAGAGCGAGGAGTCTTAAACACTTCAATGACAGAACTTCATCAATTTTTAAGACTTCTTATGGTAGTCTAAATGAGGATTCCAGTGGCCTGAGAGATTATTTGGAAAGCTCAAGTGCAAGGGACAGTGCAAATCAGTTATTCCGCAGAAGCTTATACAAACGTTCAAAACTGTTTGATGCAAAGAGATCATCATCCATCTTGTCCAGGGGTGCTCATTTAAGGCATCTGGCCTTCAAAGAATCAGGAAATGGGTATAAGAAGATGGAAGAATATCTAACATCAAGTTTAAAGGGAATCATGAAGGAGAATACCTCTGACTTCTTTGAGGCTAAGGTACAGGATACCTGCTTTCTTCAGCTGGGGGGTCAAATTAATGTCCTGATATTTTGCGACTCacattcttttttctttcttcttttcttcaccAGGTTGCACAGATTACACGCCGGATGGAAAATGGCTATTATGTCAGTCATGGTTTGCGCTCTGTTAGGGAAGATATAAGCCGGATGTGCAGAGATGCAATGAAGTAAGTTGTGCTTccgtttttttattaaatttttaccaCTTGCTCTATCTTAGCCTCTTAGGTTTGTACATATGATGCGGGGAAAGCTCACAGGACATGGATTGATTAGCACAAAAGGCTTGGAATCTCATATCTGGATcttgaatattataatatgttctGTGCTTAACAAATATTGTAGTGAAGATCAAACTAGTCGAGGATATTCATCGTTGAatttgaatcatgttcaagcaGTAGTTTAGGTTactaatgtgtgtgtgtgtgtgtactggTTTAACTCATTACTTCTACTCATCAAGAAAAATCATCACGATTGAGTTTTTTGTGAGTGTATTTTCCCTCCTGAAACTTATCCCATGTCTAAAGTATGCCACTACATTAGAAGAAATACAAAAGTGCTTATATGTAAATAGTTTATATCTAATGACTGACCATGCTGTTTTATGATCATGTCAAACCAGAAGAAAAAATCGAGGTGAGGCCAGAAACATGAAACATATCATCACCTTATTTATTCATCTTGCCTCAAGTTTGGATGGTGGCTCAAAAGCTTTCCATGAGAGAGAGGAGTTGACAAAGATTTTGACAGATGAGTCACCTCCGGGGTTCTGTTCTGCTCCCTCAAAGTACAAGAAGATTGCTAGACTAAGTGAAAGGAAATACACGATGAGGAGTAATGGATCATCCTTTACCAATGGTATTTCTGATAATGGAGATTATGCTTCTGATGGAGAAATTAAAAGACATTTATCGAAGTTGAATAAAAGGTCTATAGATTCAGGAAGTGAAACATCTGGCGGGTCTTCGGAAGAAACTGAGACAGATGGGTCGACTTCTTCAGACAGTGAATTGGGTTTTGAGTCTGAAGGCAGAAAAAGGGAGTCAAGCAGGGATGACTATTCCAATGCAGACGATGGATTTGAGACTTTTACAGATGATCGTGAATGGGGTGCTCGTATGACAAAAGCAAGTCTTGTTCCCCCCGTCACCAGGAAATATGAAGTTATCGATCACTATGTGATTGTAGCAGATCAGGATGAAGTGGAAAGAAAGATGCAGGTCTCCTTACCGGATGAATATAAAGAGAAGCTTGATGCCCAAAAAAATGGAACTGAGGAGTCTGATATGGAAATACCTGAAGTTAAAGACTACAAACCTCGGAAACAGCTTGGAGACGAGGTGTTGGAACAAGAAGTGTATGGCATTGATCCATACACACATAATTTACTACTTGATTCAATGCCAGATGAATCCGATTGGCCTCTTTCCGAGAAACATGTCTTTATCGAAGATGTGCTACTCCGTACATTGAATAGGCAAGCCAGAAGTTTTACAGGCACTGAAAACACTCCTATGAAATACACATTGGAGCCTGTTATTGAAGAAATCCTGAAAACTTCGAAAGAAGAACATGATATACGCACCGTAAGAGTATGCCAGTATATGCTAAATTCCATTCGAAaacgtccggaggacaattatGTTGCTTACAGAAAGGTAACGTGCAGTGACATCTTTATTTACATCACAGGCCAACCATTGCTTCTGTTACAATTTTATTTATCTATTGATAATTCTGCTATGATTTGATCTAGGGGCTTGGTGTTGTATGCAACAAACAAGGTGGCTTTGTTGAGGATGACTTTGTCGTGGAGTTTTTAGGAGAGGTAATGTAATCTTGATATTTTGAATAACTAGTTCTAATAAagccttttattattatttttggtcAGATTTTGGTTTGTATCTTAGCTGATATCGATTATGTATGATCGCTGTTGATGACAGGTTTACCCTGCCTGGAAATGGTTTGAGAAGCAAGATGGTATTCGCTCTTTGCAGAAAAATAGTAAAGAACCAGCACCggagttttataatatttatcttGAGAGACCAAAGGTATCATCAAGTTCTTGAAATATAATGTGACATCCTCTAGATCAAGTACAATTACCTGACTATCCATCTCTTCGTGGCAGGGTGATGCTGATGGTTATGACTTGGTAGTTGTTGATGCAATGCACAAGGCAAATTATGCAAGTCGGATTTGTCATTCTTGTAGACCTAATTGTGAAGCAAAGTTAGTTTCTTCATCCTGGATGCCAAtagaatattactccctctattCCAATTATTTTGTCATACACATAAATCCACTTATTTAGCATTTTTTGACACTTACTTTGCCTTTATAAGCAAATGTAGCCAATACTTTTGCAACATGTAAAATAGGAATCATGGTCAAAATAAATAGGATGGAGTGATTAACTCGTGtgaacattatatatataaattttcctTTTATGGAGCTTTACAGTGATCGTATTCTCGCACTTTAGCTCAATCCTTTGTATGAATATTGGCAAGTATTAAGTCTTAGAGAATGTTGATGTTTTGTTTACTAGCCCTGACTTGgatattttctgtttttaaatAGCTAGAAGGACAATTCATCTCTCTCTgataattagttaaaatatttCATTGCAAACGAAATTATTaatatcccccccccccccccccccccccccccccctcctctTCTCAGATGCAAGTGCTTCTGAATTTCAGTGTGACTGATCAAGTAATGCTGTGTCACATGAAGCACCCTTTAACTGATTGCAGTGTTACCCgttcattttaaacaacattCACCTGTTTGTTAATGGTT
This genomic window contains:
- the LOC108227108 gene encoding histone-lysine N-methyltransferase ATXR3 isoform X1 — encoded protein: MSMGDGGVACVPQQHVMDQFSVSETSLCAAKRKPKLVKRKVKRKIKMKREGSGSSNVKRGELRKSEIASFGNEVEDEVEEGEVENGEFIPDKPRKVEIRSRIEKVDSVADSRKKRDVEFSSSGRWQKGEVDNGKFGSGKYKNGEVDMNEIGSWKAGKDELENGEFVPERWHGGEMMKDDGSYSRTHRYDSSRDKVWRCDSERTPPLGKYTSDKEFSRRSGQFSKSSSRWEGKQERKPRISSKIVDDEGSLKNEYHVSKSHGREYSSSAGNRLKRHGTDSDSSDRRHYSEYDDYAVSMPKSRRLSDDGNRPAYAEHYQRPSMERPYRNSMSSRNMLSDRYSSRQYDSSSKFIYDRHNTSPHQYERSPREQVRYHDHRDRSPAPTVAHRGRSPYDRSPAPSTGHRGRSPYDRSPAPATAHRGRSPYDRSPAPATAHRGRSPYDRSPAPSTAHRGRSPYDRSPAPATAHRGRSPYDRSPAPATAHRGRSPYDRSPASAHRGRSPYDRSPPPTTAHRGRSPYDRSPPPTTAHRGRSPYDRSRYQEHRNGSPSYSDRSPQDQNRYHDRRERTPNFQEHSSLYWGKSDKHREMNRKIGSQEKRQSQHGKKLPEEKLNVKKPDGRDSELLVKEPEYRRNLDIGDKSHDKMANLQSRKEEVSCSPCVNNNESVQINPTTDELLSMEEDMDICDTPPHVATVADSDTGKWFYLDHYGVDQGPSRLRDLKMLVEKGILVSDHLIKHLDSDRWVTVENAVSPLVTSDFPSIISDTVTQLVTPPEAPGNALSESGDVMQDGNQLNDEMVAASTVVGNIAAAEASLDFHLDERVGALLEGCTIVPGRELETVGEVLQMTFEHTDWGNWGIFEGLTCNHHAEEHFDQRGGESSLSHLEGSLKGTEASISAPSIDTDSMYLYGDWFSGRWSCKGGDWKRSDEASQDRSYRRKNVLNDGYPLCLMPISGHEDPRQRQKDELYNSSSRRYDLPLWAFSSPDELNESISIIKLSQSKSISARGVRGTMHPVVRINACVVKDHGSFVSEPRTKAKVKDRQSSRSSRHYSSTTDAKRLSVEGSSSMKSMHDQDSQGSLKSITSINIPKDRLCTADDLQLHIGDWYYLDGTGHEQGPLLSSEIQVLAEQGIIQKLTSVFRKVDNIWVPVISVAQASIAAGKTQRDSSCISRENSRARHPETKSDLHNENFPINSFDSLHPHYIGYTRGKLHELVMKSYKSREFAAAINEVLDPWINVQQPRKEMEKHASNLSVTRFQRSEQFRPGKRPRLLLDESEENYETEEDILAVQNDEFLFEDLCKDVTFPKEDKAGTKNEVGCWGLLEGLVLARVFHFLRDDLKSLVHAESTCKHWRCVSKLYKNLCVQADLSCVAPSCTDSVICSILNGYNKEKLTSLVLRGCTNITPGTLEEVLQLLPSISSVDIRGCSQFDDLTSRFPSIAWVGGRLLHPRARSLKHFNDRTSSIFKTSYGSLNEDSSGLRDYLESSSARDSANQLFRRSLYKRSKLFDAKRSSSILSRGAHLRHLAFKESGNGYKKMEEYLTSSLKGIMKENTSDFFEAKVAQITRRMENGYYVSHGLRSVREDISRMCRDAMKRKNRGEARNMKHIITLFIHLASSLDGGSKAFHEREELTKILTDESPPGFCSAPSKYKKIARLSERKYTMRSNGSSFTNGISDNGDYASDGEIKRHLSKLNKRSIDSGSETSGGSSEETETDGSTSSDSELGFESEGRKRESSRDDYSNADDGFETFTDDREWGARMTKASLVPPVTRKYEVIDHYVIVADQDEVERKMQVSLPDEYKEKLDAQKNGTEESDMEIPEVKDYKPRKQLGDEVLEQEVYGIDPYTHNLLLDSMPDESDWPLSEKHVFIEDVLLRTLNRQARSFTGTENTPMKYTLEPVIEEILKTSKEEHDIRTVRVCQYMLNSIRKRPEDNYVAYRKGLGVVCNKQGGFVEDDFVVEFLGEVYPAWKWFEKQDGIRSLQKNSKEPAPEFYNIYLERPKGDADGYDLVVVDAMHKANYASRICHSCRPNCEAKVTAVDGQYQIGIYTVRPIGYGEEVTFDYNSVTESREEYEASVCLCGSQVCRGSYLNLTGEGAFQKVLKECHGILDRHQLMLEACELNSVSEDDYIDLGKAGLGSCLLGGLPDWLIAYSARLVRFINSERVKLPDEILRHNVDEKKKYFAEITMEVEKTDAEVQAEGVYNQRLQNLALTLDKVRYVMRCVFGDPKKAPPPLERLSPEEAVSYVWKGEGSIVEELLHCMAPYMEDSMLNDLRSSIRSHDPSGSDDVQRALRKSLLWLRDEVRNLQCSYKCRHDAAADLIHLYAYTKCFFRIREYKSVTSPPVYITPLDLGPKYSDKLGSDRHEYCKTYGENYCLGQLIFWHNQDAEPDCTLAKASRGCLSLPDISSFYAKVNKPSRQRVYGPSTLKLMLARMEKQSQRPWPNKEIWSFEKSIRVVGSPMLDAVLHKAPLDKELVHWLKHRLPIFQAKWDR